TTGCCTTGATTTTGGGAAGTAGCATAGCGGGGTTAGTTGGGGTGATAATTGAACGTATTGCCTTTCTACCTTTGCGAAAACGAAATTCTGACTCCTTGCTAACCGTTGTCTCTAGTTTGGGCGTGGGAGTCGTTATTGTTAACTTAATCCAGTATCTAGTAGGAGCCGAAAGTTACACATTTCCAGCAAATACTTACGGTAATTTGCCACCATCTATTAACTTTGGAACTTCTGGAAATCCCATTCCGATTCGCACTGTTCAAATAGTGATTTTTGCGATATCAGTCGTGGTTGTCGCAATGCTGACTTGCTTTATTAATTATACAAAGCATGGTAAAGCCATGCAGGCGATCGCAGAAGATCCAACAACAGCAAGTTTGTTAGGAATCAATAGCGATCGCTATATTGTGCTGACATTTTTTATCAGCAGTTTTCTAGCAGGAGTAGCGGGAACTTTAGTTGCTTCTAGTGTTAGTATTGCTGGACCATATTTTGGTCTTAGTTTTGGGTTGAGGGGTTTATCGATCATTGTATTAGGTGGTTTGGGCAGTATTCCCGGTGCGGTACTGGGAGGTTTGGTTATTGGATTGGTTGAGGCGTTTGTCCCAGGTGAATTTTCAGGCTACAAAGATGCTGTTGCTTTTGGCATCCTGTTTATTATGTTGTTAGTTCGACCTCAAGGTTTACTTGGGCGTCGGTTTGTCCAGAAAGTTTAGTCTTTGGTCATTCTCATGATTATCGACCCAGAAAAAGTCCCTACTGAAAAACGCTCGAATTACCCCGATGAGTTCAAGCCAATGGTTGCAGGACGAATTCGACAACGGTTAGGCAATTTTGCAGGACTAAAAAACTTTGGGGTGAATT
This portion of the Brasilonema sennae CENA114 genome encodes:
- a CDS encoding branched-chain amino acid ABC transporter permease — encoded protein: MNISIFTQQCLNGLSIGSIYAIFALGYTLVYSILGIINLAHGAVFTLGAYFTYTLMGGAFGFNGVLANASLPIELPFAVALILGSSIAGLVGVIIERIAFLPLRKRNSDSLLTVVSSLGVGVVIVNLIQYLVGAESYTFPANTYGNLPPSINFGTSGNPIPIRTVQIVIFAISVVVVAMLTCFINYTKHGKAMQAIAEDPTTASLLGINSDRYIVLTFFISSFLAGVAGTLVASSVSIAGPYFGLSFGLRGLSIIVLGGLGSIPGAVLGGLVIGLVEAFVPGEFSGYKDAVAFGILFIMLLVRPQGLLGRRFVQKV